The following nucleotide sequence is from Mangifera indica cultivar Alphonso chromosome 1, CATAS_Mindica_2.1, whole genome shotgun sequence.
TAAATGGTATCTAGATGGGTAAATAGTATCACTGACAAGGATGCCCAAACTCATTTCAAATGAACTGTCaaactaaagttttagtttaaaattgactCATTTAATCGAAACCAAATTGTCCTTCCCTATTTGTGGTTTTAAGATTGGTTGTTGCAACTTTATAATAGTTGATATCtcaaattatacatacaaaGTTTCAATAAGCATTGGATCAAAAGCCTTGAGATGAGAGTGAGTTCTCATTATAGGAAGTGAAAACTCCAATTTACTGACTAGTATATTCCGTACTATAAAAATTTGCTAAGCCTTCTCCTATAACCTATATTACTAACTCTATCTGGTCTGCAAAAGGGAAAATatacaatgaaaataatgaGAGGCAAGAGGCAAAGTAAAAATACAACCTAAGGGTAAAATATAACCATAAATAGGTTGTAACAAGTGCATCCATTGCTCATTTCTTGGGTCTTGTCCAGGTTGTTTCTGAAGTGATGGTATTTCCATAGTAGACCTGCTTTGAACCTTCATCCCAATAGGCCTGTGAGAAATGGCAAACCAATAAAATGACACTAATAGGCAGTAAATACCACGGTGTTAAGAAATTTCAGTATACAAACACACCTGCCATCCAGTCGGTAGATTCTTTGAGAGATCTACTAAATCGGGCTGCTGCTGGTTTCCATCAGTTCGTGTATCAGCTGGACTCTCTGCAGCTTCCTTGGCTGCTTGAGCTCTCCGACGCTTTACTTTCTCACGCCTAGGAAAAATATATAGTAAATGAGTAAAAGTGAAGGAAGAACAGCAGATAGAGAGGCATACCAGTACAGATTATAAGATCTCATACCAATCCCCTCCTAGAGGCTGAAAATTTGCATTATCTTTGGCTTCTCCACTAGCAATTTGCTGTGCATGCCATTCCTGCAAGCAAAGAATGTAAGGAAACAGTTCTCATCAATTGAAAATACAGTTTATAAACAAAGAAATCCATTTACAAACCTCTATTTCCCTTTGACGCTTCTTCTCTAAAATCTCATAAGCATTTTCAggttcatcttcatcattctcattcaaCTCCTCCTTGGCTGCTTTCCACtgattaaaattgattaaaaacgTTAAAACTGTTTCAGATAATTGATAATGAGGATACAGCCTCCATGTAAAGCTGAACGTTCAGAGAAACAAAATACCTTGTCCACCAAACTGGAGACTTTCTTATTGGACCTCAAGGAGGGAGCAACAGCCACTGTTCTCCTTTTGTTTCGCCCTgataataaggaaaaaaatcCAAGTTAAATCAACTAGATAATATCATTCATGTTAGTAAACCAAAAGTTTCGAAGCAAGTAATCACATAGCAAACTTGGGAAATGAGTTAATACTCTAGAGATAATTATTCAAGAGAAACAGCTAAAAAAAAGGTAGAACTAACATAAAAAGATTCTTCACACTGATGTTAAAAGTTACTTTAAATCATTGCAAAAGAAGGCAAAAAAAGCTATCTAAATTTTTCCATGAACATGGGGCCATTGCACGAATATGTTAAAATCGTCAAATAGAGTGAAAGAGAGTGGTAACTGTAAGAGTAAGAACATCTCATAGAGAGAagctaatataaataaattattcagaAATTTCACCTTTGGATTGAACCTTTGTAGTTGATGATGTGGTAGCAGTAGCTGCAGCAGAAGAAAGAGCATTTGTTGACACAACACTCTCTTTCAGAGAAATACTTGCAGGGGCTTGAATGGTTGTAGAAGTAGAAGAAACCCCACTGGTGTCCATGTTATTCTCAGCACCAACAGAAAGATCAGCTGTCACTGCTACTACAGCTTCAGAATCAGTATCAACAGATCCAATTTGATCAGAAAAAATGACAATGTCACTAGCAGGACCAGATTCATGATACTTCTGCAAAGATTCCACAGCACTCACAACAGGCACTGAAGGCATTGTTCCATCTTGAAGGCCATAATATGCAACAGACTGAGCAGGGTTAACCATAACTGAAGCAGTCTCATTGCATGTGTTTGGTACCACCCCATAGTATATTGGCACATGAGGCACATCAACCTGAGATCCATCAACATTTCCATAGATATTACTACTTGGAACTTGAATATTTGTTTGCCCATAATATGTAAAACTAGAATCAGGATAGGATAAGTTGTATTGCTCCAGGTACGAGAGAGGTTGCCCTGTCTCCATGTAAGATGTGGTTGGGATATATGAAGGTTCAGGTGGCTCATCAGGTGGAGGAGGAGGAACCTGTTCATTATCAGGTGGTGGAGGAGGAATCCACTCTTCATCAGGAGGAGGTGGAACAAAGGATGCATCCTCTGATGGCAAGGATGGAAGATCTGCCGATAGATTTGGCTGAACATGTTTCTCCACTGAAGCAATATCTCCAGCACCAGTTGATGTGTTACCAGCAGGAATTGCATCTTCAACTTCCATGTCCACATCCATGTCAATATCTTCCCCAACATGGAACCCAGACTCAGGAATGGATTTACCAGGAAGCACCAACCCATTGACTGGCTCCCCAACCACTGGGCCATTTTCCAATTGTCTAGTGGGTGATCCAGAAGAAGCAACCTTTTTGGGATCTACAACCACTTCATAAGAACCGTTGTGAAGGTCTTTTTCGACTACTGTCAACATGTCAGCCTTTGAAGGAACATCAGATATTAGTGGAGCTAAAAAAGTCACATTGTTCTGATTTTCTTCTATTTGTGATTCAAGCCCTTCCTCAAGCACTTTGTCTTTGCCATCTGCCATACTAAAACTATGAATTGCCATTACATCATCCACTTGAGATTTAGCAAGTCGATAAATCTCTTCATTGATGGCACCTTCCAGCCTCTTAAGCTGCCTTTCAGAATGTTGCCAAAATGGCAGCAAAGATGATCCATATGAT
It contains:
- the LOC123218676 gene encoding formin-binding protein 4 isoform X1 — protein: MGKRRDRMHAAISNAGRRVKLDLSVEPSGDLGGSSVNDEVGQDTESKVHAGLPKSPSSSGHMQQNPLLLLGQYSDDEIDEEANKQLQQAVVENSAVDDESQVKGQLGEGNEDKDVNSSEELAAQEVKQQEKDGFISSSVTLQKPEVVDTRDGHTTASSQSHEELNSAEQTSVDGASAVQVIGDVSYGWKMVLHEESNRYYYWNIETGETSWDVPQVLLQTAELTCDQKTTTNDNSQTLVMATHPESAMAVEFDYYSPALTTDGSIAANMISQSRDAYECGSQMNQRVEGSDSEVLKDENAAAGVSLNQLNSSSVSVDALSVNGGLTITASETYLNGLITNAENETVVDLSSGLVKQCEELLDKLKSLEGSTGNLQGHTWALKYVLEVETRLSDIKSLLSYGSSLLPFWQHSERQLKRLEGAINEEIYRLAKSQVDDVMAIHSFSMADGKDKVLEEGLESQIEENQNNVTFLAPLISDVPSKADMLTVVEKDLHNGSYEVVVDPKKVASSGSPTRQLENGPVVGEPVNGLVLPGKSIPESGFHVGEDIDMDVDMEVEDAIPAGNTSTGAGDIASVEKHVQPNLSADLPSLPSEDASFVPPPPDEEWIPPPPPDNEQVPPPPPDEPPEPSYIPTTSYMETGQPLSYLEQYNLSYPDSSFTYYGQTNIQVPSSNIYGNVDGSQVDVPHVPIYYGVVPNTCNETASVMVNPAQSVAYYGLQDGTMPSVPVVSAVESLQKYHESGPASDIVIFSDQIGSVDTDSEAVVAVTADLSVGAENNMDTSGVSSTSTTIQAPASISLKESVVSTNALSSAAATATTSSTTKVQSKGRNKRRTVAVAPSLRSNKKVSSLVDKWKAAKEELNENDEDEPENAYEILEKKRQREIEEWHAQQIASGEAKDNANFQPLGGDWREKVKRRRAQAAKEAAESPADTRTDGNQQQPDLVDLSKNLPTGWQAYWDEGSKQVYYGNTITSETTWTRPKK
- the LOC123218676 gene encoding formin-binding protein 4 isoform X2, translating into MQQNPLLLLGQYSDDEIDEEANKQLQQAVVENSAVDDESQVKGQLGEGNEDKDVNSSEELAAQEVKQQEKDGFISSSVTLQKPEVVDTRDGHTTASSQSHEELNSAEQTSVDGASAVQVIGDVSYGWKMVLHEESNRYYYWNIETGETSWDVPQVLLQTAELTCDQKTTTNDNSQTLVMATHPESAMAVEFDYYSPALTTDGSIAANMISQSRDAYECGSQMNQRVEGSDSEVLKDENAAAGVSLNQLNSSSVSVDALSVNGGLTITASETYLNGLITNAENETVVDLSSGLVKQCEELLDKLKSLEGSTGNLQGHTWALKYVLEVETRLSDIKSLLSYGSSLLPFWQHSERQLKRLEGAINEEIYRLAKSQVDDVMAIHSFSMADGKDKVLEEGLESQIEENQNNVTFLAPLISDVPSKADMLTVVEKDLHNGSYEVVVDPKKVASSGSPTRQLENGPVVGEPVNGLVLPGKSIPESGFHVGEDIDMDVDMEVEDAIPAGNTSTGAGDIASVEKHVQPNLSADLPSLPSEDASFVPPPPDEEWIPPPPPDNEQVPPPPPDEPPEPSYIPTTSYMETGQPLSYLEQYNLSYPDSSFTYYGQTNIQVPSSNIYGNVDGSQVDVPHVPIYYGVVPNTCNETASVMVNPAQSVAYYGLQDGTMPSVPVVSAVESLQKYHESGPASDIVIFSDQIGSVDTDSEAVVAVTADLSVGAENNMDTSGVSSTSTTIQAPASISLKESVVSTNALSSAAATATTSSTTKVQSKGRNKRRTVAVAPSLRSNKKVSSLVDKWKAAKEELNENDEDEPENAYEILEKKRQREIEEWHAQQIASGEAKDNANFQPLGGDWREKVKRRRAQAAKEAAESPADTRTDGNQQQPDLVDLSKNLPTGWQAYWDEGSKQVYYGNTITSETTWTRPKK